Proteins from a single region of Cydia splendana chromosome 9, ilCydSple1.2, whole genome shotgun sequence:
- the LOC134793420 gene encoding exocyst complex component 4, translated as MSSPPPTKPPRGVKQGRETSGLLMSVIRTLSASETNEQREKERAKLEKEYKKSDARLDELVAEHAQEIMEVMQKFSSVQAALASWGQHTDAATARLTACRSLLRVRRDELRRLWQDARTHHHALHMLTIIERVVVSERDIRDHLSRGLVLACAQSLRSALDTAATTLSHVSALNTTRTHLEEKKHELVTVILRRLSSALYGEAAPLTRRMSSRRRTALLLAELTKSEEVTDAYLQDITPEFEASLTEEDKTFETTVMISLEALGVLNQLKEATEKFKVQIQDELLTVIESVSRRIIEDGDVEPDVTDVPDVPDAPDVPDEVVENSKPLRLVNALVEQFRACAARNKRLLQLWRAALQKHKISDSCLHTEIHYWSAVQQVLQLLLTDYLQIESVTLAAARSTSASDTHSELRIADYFAKKRPQRREKLFKLNVGVVPVVSAAARRYPLVCRPDPGLLHVLLPTLHKLTHDIEPVVGGECSLRAFITDYVRSGESERLASEARASIEVAMKAAAWRERAPPEPPSANHRLVFSCCTAGWAAVAHCAHAARRCGACGAAHALRALPAALAALAAHARAAHQRLQPAAPSRAAKWLADDDIVRFLQTLPNWQAVVDPNSASKNEQDLKQAYEREAEILGSSLGDGAVSRREIVGDINALGDLALLCESMDWLATNIRSLPGLLTAPSGGSGGVRLTDKLREDISAAAAIFDEISHKCLLFLHLEMRIQCFHYLGQPAGGDDDEAGGAGRLAHALLAFHEHAHNVMAAGRRSYIFNGIGEMMSAGVVWRWQCMEAELAGGTLATLRHCLAALSLPHAGLQRAHEYSRLLLAMPEPEEIIASIREKGAQFTELEYLNAFKVIAARRGLSQADMKPHLKALASALGHVGVTV; from the exons AAATTCAGCAGCGTCCAAGCAGCCCTAGCGAGCTGGGGTCAGCACACTGACGCAGCCACAGCTCGGCTGACCGCATGCCGCAGCTTGCTGCGCGTGCGGCGCGACGAGCTGAGGCGGCTGTGGCAGGACGCCAGGACACACCACCACGCACTGCACATGCTCACTATCAT TGAACGTGTAGTAGTGTCCGAGCGCGACATCCGCGATCACCTCTCGCGCGGGCTCGTGCTCGCATGCGCGCAGTCTCTTCGCTCCGCGCTTGACACGGCTGCAACCACGCTGTCGCACGTCAGTGCGCTCAACACCACGAGGACGCATCTCGAG GAAAAGAAGCACGAGTTGGTGACGGTCATTCTAAGGCGATTGTCATCGGCATTGTACGGCGAAGCAGCGCCGCTCACACGCCGGATGTCGTCGCGACGCCGAACAGCGCTCCTTTTGGCAG AGCTGACAAAGAGCGAAGAAGTCACCGACGCGTACCTACAAGACATAACGCCTGAATTCGAGGCGTCACTCACCGAGGAAGATAAAACATTTGAGACTACCGTCATGATATCGCTTGAAGCTCTGGGAGTCTTGAATCAACTTAAAGAAGCCACCGAG AAATTCAAAGTCCAGATACAAGATGAGCTCCTAACCGTGATAGAGTCCGTGTCCCGCCGGATAATCGAAGACGGAGACGTGGAGCCGGACGTAACGGACGTGCCGGACGTGCCGGACGCGCCGGACGTCCCGGACGAGGTGGTCGAGAACTCGAAACCGTTGCGGCTCGTCAACGCGCTGGTGGAGCAGTTTAGAGCGTGTGCTGCGAGGAATAAAAG ACTCCTCCAACTGTGGCGGGCCGCGTTACAGAAGCATAAGATCTCAGACTCGTGTCTCCACACCGAGATACACTACTGGAGCGCCGTTCAACAAGTC CTCCAACTGCTACTGACAGACTACCTCCAAATAGAGAGCGTGACTCTCGCCGCCGCCCGTTCCACCAGCGCTTCGGACACGCACAGCGAACTTCGCATCGCAGATTACTTCGCTAAGAAGCGGCCGCAGCGGCGCGAGAAACTTTTCAAGCTCAATG TGGGCGTGGTGCCTGTCGTAagcgcggcggcgcgccggtacCCGCTGGTGTGCCGCCCGGACCCCGGCCTGCTGCACGTCCTGCTGCCCACCCTGCACAAGCTCACACACGACATCGAGCCCGTCGT TGGCGGCGAATGTTCGCTGCGGGCATTCATCACTGACTATGTCCGATCCGGGGAGAGCGAGCGGCTCGCGAGCGAGGCGAGGGCTTCTATCGAGGTCGCTATGAAGGCTGCCGCGTGGCGGGAGCGAGCGCCGCCGGAACCACCGAGCGCTAA CCACCGGCTGGTGTTCTCGTGCTGCACGGCGGGCTGGGCGGCGGTGGCGCACTGCGCGCACGCGGCGCGGCGCTGCGGCGCGTGCGGCGCCGCGCACGCCCTGCGCGCGCTGCCCGCCGCGCTCGCCGCTCTAGCCGCGCACGCGCGGGCCGCGCACCAGCGCCTGCAACCCGCCGCGCCGTCCCGTGCCGCCAAATGGCTGGCCGATGATGACATCGTCCGGTTCCTGCAGACGCTGCCTAATTGGCAGGCCGTTGTGGACCCTAATTCTGCCAGTAAAAATGAGCAG GATCTGAAACAGGCGTACGAACGCGAGGCCGAAATCCTTGGCTCGAGTCTCGGCGACGGCGCCGTGTCTCGTCGCGAAATCGTCGGGGACATCAACGCTTTAGGCGACCTGGCGTTACTCTGCGAGTCCATG GACTGGCTGGCCACCAACATCCGGTCTTTGCCGGGACTGCTCACAGCGCCGTCTGGTGGCAGTGGTGGCGTCCGATTGACCGATAAGCTGCGCGAAGACATATCTGCCGCGGCGGCCATCTTTGACGAGATCTCTCATAAATGTCTGTTGTTTCTACATTTGGAG ATGCGAATCCAATGCTTCCACTACCTCGGTCAGCCGGCGGGAGGCGACGATGACgaggcgggcggcgcgggccgCCTCGCACACGCGCTCCTCGCCTTCCACGAACACGCGCACAATGTCATGGCGGCCGGCCGGAGGTCG TACATCTTCAACGGCATCGGTGAGATGATGTCCGCGGGCGTAGTGTGGCGCTGGCAGTGCATGGAGGCGGAGTTGGCGGGCGGAACCCTCGCTACGCTCAGGCACTGCTTAGCGGCGCTCTCGCTGCCGCACGCCGGGCTGCAGCGAGCGCACGAATATTCGCGTCTATTGCTCGCTATGCCGGAGCCGGAG GAAATCATAGCTTCAATCCGTGAGAAAGGCGCACAGTTCACCGAATTGGAGTATCTGAACGCCTTCAAAGTGATCGCGGCGCGTCGCGGGCTATCACAGGCCGACATGAAACCCCACCTTAAAGCTCTAGCTAGTGCCTTAGGTCATGTTGGGGTCACTGTTTAA